One window from the genome of Bubalus kerabau isolate K-KA32 ecotype Philippines breed swamp buffalo chromosome 17, PCC_UOA_SB_1v2, whole genome shotgun sequence encodes:
- the LOC129631575 gene encoding uncharacterized protein LOC129631575 isoform X17: MAGGWDVKIFRRKASGLPDEVKKGLSCSTLVVAYGIWLPVAVQSPGRVLLPAPPGLQQARPPRPSPSPRVHQDTELWRGFGSSNYFSNWEDMNDKGTVSAVGL, encoded by the exons ATTTTTAGAAGAAAAGCCAGTGGGCTCCCAGACGAAGTTAAAAAAG gccttagttgcagcactttgGTTGTGGCGTATGGGATCTGGCTCCCTGTGGCTGTTCAGTCACCCGGTCGTGTCCTACTTCCTGCGCCtcctggactgcagcaggccaggcctccccggccctctccatctcccagagttcaccag GACACTGAGCTGTGGAGGGGTTTTGGTAGCAGCAATTATTTTTCAAACTGGGAAGATATGAATGATAAAGGGACTGTGTCAGCTGTGGGGCTGTAG